Genomic window (Leucoraja erinacea ecotype New England chromosome 22, Leri_hhj_1, whole genome shotgun sequence):
CACAGATTCGTGTAAGAGATGATAAGATGCCGTTGGCACATATTGCCATTGCTATTGAAGCTGCCGGTTGGTCACATGCAGACACTATTCCTCTAATGGTTGCAAACACCTTGATAGGTAACTGGGACCGTTCTTTTGGCGGTGGTGTGGTAAGTAAGCAAGCATGAAAACCTCAACAGAAAATAGTTTTGTTTGAGCTTAAAGACAATCTGTACCCCCTTATAGTAGAAGTGCCAAGGTTATATTTTCAGTAAAGTTGCGATAGAAACTGAAATCAGTGGAATAGTCAAAGTAAGAAATGGACAATCATGGCAGGAAAATTTGTAGCTGATTATGTGCCTTGTCTTTTGTGGTCAAAGATTCTGTCGATCTGTTTGGAATATACTCAAAAAATCTGCATCTGCAAAACTCTACATAAGACCAGTGAAAATAAAATTCCTTAAGTGGCCTGTCTTTTATCCTATGATTCTAGCATTAGGAAACAGTATAGTAACAAATTTTAATCGTGGGGAAGTCAATGAAAATGATTTCTAGTATGTTTAAAATGTATCTACAAATTACAAGTAATCAAGAAAATAACCCACCCCAACATGGGTGTTAAATACTGAAATCTGCAATGTCTTGTTTCCATCCAAACTAAGTAAAAGTCTTTTTACCCTATTCCATTGCCATCCTTGAATATTGtgtaaaacattttttctttAAAACAGAACTTGTCCAGTAAATTGGCACAGGTTGCATGCCAGGGTAACCTCTGCCACAGTTTCCAATCATTCAACACCTGTTATACAGACACTGGGCTTTGGGGGCTCTACATGGTCTGCGAGTCCAATACAATtgatgagatgttgcattttgtacAAAGAGAGTGGTAAGTATACATTGTACATACTTTTTGTTTTACAGATTAAAGATTGCTAAATTTTAGTTTGtgttatgcccgtcccacttgggcgattttttaggcgactaggttgtctccacatggtcgccagggtgtcgcctgcatagtcacctcagtcgcccaaagaatcgtagcgcttttctggccgccgctggattttgaaatgttcaaaacttttcggcgacagttggcttgatgcCAAGGAGCGTAgcctgacataggttgtcgctggtgctgactttgatgaattccattggcgactacctacgtcaatctACATCAACAGGTACTAGCGACTGAATTTTCTTaccttgtcgtaggttgttgtaggtggacgtccaaATGGTCCTCGGTTGTCGGTAGATTGACCtcgactaggaggtaggttgttgtagacattgtcgtaggggggaaccagtcgccgaaaaaaatcacgcaaGTGCGATAGGCCCATAAGCTATCTTTAaagggtattggggggggggacactacTGGCCTGCCTAGTggcagcacagcaaatggttaaaAGTAGGGGAAACTAAATTCTAGCTTAATTTTGTATTTCAAGGATATGCTCAATCATACACGTTagacatataatttacaaagtgaATTCAATTAAGATAACAGCAGTGATATCTGCTTAATCACATAATGATTTGAACATTTATAAAAACATGACTATTTTGATCTTAGTGCACTTTACTGTAGTATAGTAAACGTGGCAAAGTTGATTTCAAGTCACCATGATACAAACCCAAATGCACTGAGCGGGATGCTTTCACTTTAAGCCTGAAGTGAACTTTTAAGTGCTGTAAAATTTCCTACCTGAACCTTTCTGCCTCATTTCAAGATCTTCTATTGATATTTTCAGTTGGAAATAAATACGGTCAGTGAGGCTTTCAAAAAACACTACAGCAGAAGTTTTTTTCTATTTCAGGATGCGATTGTGCACTAGTGTTACTGACAGTGAGATTGCAAGAGCCAAAAATCTGCTGAAAACAAACATGCTGCTGCAGCTTGATGGTAAGAGCAGggttcatttttttttgttatttgttattcacTTTCAAGTATTCACTTGGAATTTCATTGTTTCCAGGTTCAACGCCAATCTGTGAGGATATTGGCAGACAGATGCTGTGTTACAATCGAAGGATTCCTCTCCCTGAACTTGAAGCTAGGATTGAAGTAAGTGAATATTGTGCTAATTATAGGTGATTTTCAAAAAGAGGCTGAATTCCTTGCTTTTCCACCCTGCCTACCAGACTCCCACTTATTACAACAGTTTGGGTAATGGAAATTTGCCCTTCCAGAATTCACAAAAACGACCAAAAATTGAGGTGCAGATTAAATATTTGCACTTGCGAAAATTACACATACTGTTTCCGCATTTCTAATGCGCAGCTTTGCATTACAGGAAATTGGTCATACAAAGTTTTAGAACTGCAAATCCACCATATAGTGGGGGGTCACATGTTTAAAACCTAGCATCCAAGTTAAATATCGATTATCACGGTATTGTATCCAAAGATGATTTGTGTAAATAAATTAATCTGCCGAAATCTGTCTTGCTTTTGAACTAGGCTGTTGATGCCAAAACAGTAAGAAAAGTATGTAACAGATACATCTATGACAAGGCCCCTGTCATTGCTGCTGTTGGTAAGTGCATGTCATAAATCATATATCTTCTGCAGAGCATTTAAAAAATTGATCTGCAATTATTTTGAAACTTCTTTTGCAGGTCCTGTTGAACAGCTTCCAGACTATAACAAAATTTGCAGTTCAATGTACTGGTTGAGATAAATGTTATACTATTATGAAATAAAACAAGACATTTATATTTGGTTTTATCATTTTATTATCAAATAATCACATGCACAATGATAAAAGGGAGTTAGAATCATCATTTCTTCAGTCGAGTGGTATTAACTTGGTCTTGTGCAGCTTTCTTTGCTTTAACCATTTCAACAAGTTCCTGTTAAGAAGGAACAAAGGTTTCACAATGCAGGACAGTCAAAGTACAAGATACAGTAGCTATAAGTGTGTTCTAAAGTAGTTTGTCTATATTAGCCGAGTAGCATTTCATTAAATAATACAACTTTCTTCAAGACCTGTCTTATATATTTACCTTGTATCTCTTCATGCAATCTTTCTTAGTTCTTCCTGGAATAGTAACCGCTATTTTTTCCCATCGTTCAGGTGTGTTAACTGGATACGTCTTTAGCGCTTGTTCCAAAAGCTTCTGTTCTTCGGCTGTCCAAGGGTTAATTTCATAACCAGGCACTAACAAAAAAAGTCTTCAATCATCAGTAAATTTATATAAAGTTTTGGTCAATAATGAACGCAACTATAAAGCACCACGAAATAACCTTCATTAATGCCTGCTGTAACCAAAAAGCAAACATCTGAGAATCATTAGGTTTACTTTCCTCCCATCATACTTTCTTTAGTGAAATCGTTATTTGATATCAAGTTATGTCACTTGCACCAGATTCCTGCACAATCAGTTAGACTTTGACGCCAGCAGCCATTGCCCAATAAGGAGGTGGTAAATGCCTTATTTTTCTACTACACTCCACCTGTTTACTAGGCTCAATGTTTTTATCATTTTTGAAAATCCATTACTCTGCAAAGGATGGAGAGCAGTTAAGTGTTAGTGATGTCCAGAAGTACGATCACCAGGGTGGAATGAGGGGGCAATGGATGCAGCGTTACAGAAATTTACAAGTTTTTCAAACTGTGTAAATTTCAAACCTtgcagatgattttttttttgaacaaGAAAGAGGCAGCAGATTGTGAAACATCTGCTGTGGGAGGCTAAAACAATTGATTAGTAGTTGCTAAGGAGTCATGACAGCACTTTTGCCTGCCTGCAAAAATAACTAAATTCAATCTGTGTGCTTTTCTACTGAATGTGTAATTTGTGTGTAATGAGAGTAGATTTGAAAGAGTGCTCAGAAGGTCAGTTTTAAAGAATCAGTAGTTCACACTTTTACCCTCAAATCTCTCTGAAGGAATCACTTTATCCGCTGTTGCAGCTGCTGTACTGTGTTCCTTATTAAATTTTTCAAATGCTTTCTTATTTATTTCATCTTTTTGTTGAGGATCTGCAGGGCAAACAGAATCATTAAAACTAACCATTTTTAAGATCTTATGAATCACATGGTTCATGTAAGCCAAGCTcagaatatataaaaataatcaaGATATTCTGGAGAATATTAACAGGTATTTCTAAATTACACATTATAGATCTTCATGCTCTACCATTTATTCTATAACTGATAAACCATGAATTGAAATAACATCTGCTTGCATACTTAACATTTTTACTCAACCCATTTTAAGGGAGGATTTAGTAAAAGACTCAGTACCTACCAAGTTTTTGTAAATTCTTAGCCTTGTGGATTACATCCTTGGCTGTCCTTTTAATTCCACTTGTTGAATGTGAATTGATAAAATTAGCAATTACTTCCCATCTGAAAAGAAAGCACATGCCTGTGATCTTAAATTCATTAACCACATCTGAATATAAAAACATTAGTTAAATTAGATATTAAAACATTACAATGCAATGTTGTATAAATCTCATTTAATGGGGGTTTGAACTAAGTACACGATAAAAGTATTTAAATATTCACTTAaccaaatgcaatttttttttttttgatgaaaTGATCCACCCTGAACATTGAAACTTTGCTTTCACATATAATACCAATAAAAATCACAGATACTGGAAACCTGACTAAATTCTGGAAACATTTAGGTCAAAGATACTCGAATGGAACttaaacatgaaacattaaatgatGCTCCTTCACTTCCTGAGTTTCCAAAATGTTATGTTTGTTGCAGTCTGACTTGTGCTCACTGATGCAAATACacatattgaatgaatgaatgcatgaataaatactctgtcacatgtgacaagtcacagtgaaattctttgcttgcatacccaaggcatgcaaatagtcaccacatcaagggtgcttacaaagtatccacgccaggtcctcctccCAGCGGCACCCCACTCCGGGTCTTCCTttgttctttcccccctcctcacaGCAggttcccccacgccaggtcctccaatGTTCCTTCCCtaggcagcggcgtcctcactttcGCATTGTCTATCCTCGTCAGTCGGCCGGCGCCATCATCGACTGCCGCGctgacctctccactatcgctgCCAGGTCCTCTCCGTGGCACCAACCTAGGCCACAGCCACGGGCTCCGTCGACCACAGGCTCCGTCCTCGGCTTCTCCGCGGGCTCCGACCCGCAAGGCTCCAGCCATGGCCATGCCCTTGCATGACAGGATTAAATGGAGCTGACATGACAATGCCCACTAACTCTTGAGATGGACACATGGTGAAATACTACTTCCTTTGCAAAAATGACCATCATAAGTAGATGAAAGTGGAAGAGAAAATAGAGTTTAAAAAGAGCCAGAATTATAGATCTCTCGACCAGGAATAAATGGAGCTGCTATGCTTTTAATATTATTGTTCAGAACAGAAACTGAGATATACAGAGGTGGAAAGGGAAAATTAAAAGGTTCAATGAATCAACCTACTTGCATTACATTTTTTCTAAATCTGTTAATCTTATACTGCTGCCAAAGGAGAATTTGTGGTCACCACCCAACAAGTAGCACCCTAAAGGTCTCGACCCACATGTAAGAAATGTGAAAAACATGCATTGCTTAAGATTCTTTCCGTTAACTTGCAATATTACAACCAGAAATTAATACCACCAGAAGCAATTTAACTTTAGCCGAAATGTGCCATATTTTCAATTCTGCCAGTGTTTCACAAGACACATTATAAGTGCTGCACATAACAAGACATGTTACTTCAGAAGTTACTCATTCGATTAACATTGCCATGACATTACCTGGCATTAGTTCCAGCAGGAAAGATATTTACACCCTTTATCAGGAGCTGCAAGTCCTCCTCAATCCAGGCTTTGCTTCCTCCTCCATAACCTGCAGCGTGATCTGAGCTTTTTGTAGCCTGCCGCATCCGTGCCTCTGCCTCCTCCTTCTCTTTTGCTAACTGTGCATTCACTTCTTGgatcttccaaaaaaaaaaatcatgtagacttaaagaactgtagatgctggtttacaaaaatcaacgtgctggagtaactcagcgggtgaagaagcatctctggagaacatggataaatgacattTCAGACCCTTCCCTGGATCATTGCTCAATTGCTTAGGATCAACTTTTCTACATCTATCCATTTTTGTAACCATCTAGTATCTGGTATTTTACCACTTGACTAATATGCTGGACAGCAGGAATGAGTGAGATAAACCTCCATCAAAGCAACAAGTGGGAGAATTGCGAGGAATAGAGCAAGAGGACCATTCAGGTATTAGATTAAAGGGGAAAGCTTAAAATGATGCCAAGAAAAAAAAGCTTAGGAAAGTTTAACATTTCATAAAAGGATCAAGATATTGGTAGGGGAAGAGAAAGAAGAATGACTATTGGCGAAGTAATAAACTCAAAAACAGACAAGCTTATAGGCGAGCCTCGCGCAGCGGGAGTATCCCGGTGAGCCGCGGCCAGAGGACCCAGCCAGAAAGGTCCAGCTCACCTGCTAGAGACTGGGGACTCTCCCGGTATGCCCGACTCACCCACCACGGATGGAAGACCACACCGTAGACGGGAATCCATTTGGACGGCCAGGCTTGCCCGCCCAGAGTGGAGGGAGTCGGACAGAGGGCAAGTAAGCAGACCGGCTGCGGTAGGGAGTGCACTGCCTCGACAGTGGATCGGGTGCCGTTCACAGAGGCCGAGCCTGTGGATCACACGCGGCCTACAGCAGCACGGAGCGGTGGAGGTCACCATGgctatgcttggccaggccgaccctgcaacaccgtcaggacaatgggccttcatggtcaggtcaagaaccctgcacttacaacaactgggacttgaaaatggcaggCGACACTATAAtgcctcagtgtactactgctgtaTACTGTATCCGAGATGCTTATataatatgtatctaagtgcttatgtatagtgatacttgtaccgaactgtacacaaaaatgaatttcactgtacattggtaaatataacaaataaagtaccatactaTAACAAAGAATTTAACGTTATTTATTTTCTGACTGAAGCAAGACAAACTACAATGGGGGCTATGGAAATGGTAGAAAATAATCAGGTAATTTATTAATGTCTTCCTGGAAGGAGACCAAGAAACCTCCAGAAAATAATCGACGACTAAAGATCAAAAGTGAATGAGAACCAAAGCAttaataaaaaagactaaaattagagaaattataGCCCTTAAAGGCAATTAATCTCTAGGACACGATGACCTGCATTAGCTAAGGTGACAGCAGGGGCACTAAAATGAGGAAATAAACTCACCAAAATGAGTTCTTACTCGATGTGGCACAAACCTATCCATTTTGGTCCCAAGAGCACTCAAGCAACcaatgccataaaccaaattttGCAGACTACATGCCAGGAAAATACTTTTTGTGCCACCTCAACAAACATTGTACCTGTTTCTGTACTTCAGCTTGACCTTCATCCCTTGTACTTGATGCAAGTACTTCATTTAAGGTTTGTAGGCTacgaaaaagaaaaacaaacattgATATCCATGGTTTTTATGTCTTTTCCGAGCATTATTATGTCCATGTACATTTAGGCAGACATAATCCAGTAATTGAATGCACATGGATATTACAAGTCAAAGATAGTACCTACTTAGAAATTTTGatccacaatttaaaaaaaaatgttgctcatgtttataaacaacatttaaaaaaaaaaaaagtagatttGCATTTATGTGACATTTAAGATGAAACTTTATTCTCCCTAGAGGGATGAAATTAAATTTGACTCCAGTCTAAAGAGACTTTTAAAAGCTGGGATAATTACATGGATTTCAAAGAGGATGTTAAAGGAGAAAATTATTATATAGATGCAGGTGAAACATCTATAATGGGCAGAGCAGAGGAGATACACAAACAATATAGATCAGGTAGCAGCAGATGAGCAGAGGGAATGAGGGTGATACGTGATCCTGGAACCTCCATAATAGACAAAATATTGCATTGATTTtaaatgatacagcacagaatcatttGGCCCAACCGGCTAATGATGGTACTGCACAGTTTCCACACAAGCCTGTCATCTTAAATTACAAACTCCTATTAGAAATCCATTTACTCTTTTCTATTTATTTAGCTTTCCTTAAAATGTTTTGCAGCTGCCTGCTCACGTCACAACCTCCACGTTCTAATCACTCTGTGAATAAAGGCAACCAGAGTTATTTGTTGAATTTATTGCTGCGTCTCTTATAGCAGTGATATTCTGATATTCCCACACGTGTTCGCCACATCAATGTCCCTTTCACTATTTTTCAAGATCCCTATAGGTAAACATTCTTAATACAATCTGTTAAAACATTTGGTTTCATATTTTATATAGAAAAATCCAGTTCCTCTCATTCACTCTAGTTGTATCAAGTTCCATGCTATCATCTTTCTCTGAATTGCATACTTTATTcttggtagcaatcttgcattaATGGCTTAAGGTTTTTCTATTCACCAAAAGTAAAAATATAGTATTTTTATGTACATTACAAAAATCTTACAATCTTAAAGATCTCTataggtcacccctcagctttctCTGTCAAAGAGATTCAGTCTGTTCATCCTTTcacacacagtgccctccataatgttttggacaaagacccatcatttatttatttgcctctgtactccacaatttgagattcctccaactccagaggaacccgggttgcggatgagggggcgcagctcgggctgtgggcgaactgccacttgtcgctgtagcggcgcatcgggcagcggattcctctggagttggagggacagggagacacagcggcttttgagaatggtgggcaatcacttccaaagttctgcccacacagtcagtacacctctcctacacttgtctcccgcactaagattatctcgcagagaatgatcccagcctaaccctccctattctctcctattctgcaagaaaaaactacattgaagactcaaactcgcgatcgagtaactgccgggatcgaggcgcaaactcgcgaccttgcggatatgagccgagcactctaccactgcgccagccgttaaaatctacgctaaaaatcttccattccgaaagacgaaaaattctgaattacgaaacgtgtctggtcccaaggctttcggataaaaggttgtgcacctgtaccagatAAGGCAGATtagcaacattaaaatatatttacctCACTAATTCAAGTCGGTCACAGAGTTTCTCCACATCCTCCATCATTTTCACATTTTCCGTTTGATTATCAGTAAAGTAGTTCCAATTCTTGTAAAGTACAAAAATAAGAGTGAATCACTCATACAGTAAACAGATCAGAAAGCAGCGATGATTGACTTCAGAATCCATTGGCATTAATGCAATTTTCATGTGCACTTATATAGTGATGGCAGCATCAAAGAGAACACAGCCGAACATCATTTCATACACAGTGATAAgaggttcacacacacacacacacacacacacacacacacatatatatatataaatatataaattcttATATAATTTCCTTTCctgatacatacacacatatatatataatatatatcagGAAAggaaattatattatataaaatcatctggataaacagggtctgattaggaacagtcaacatggatttgtgcctggaaggtcatgtttgactaaccttattgaattatttgaagcggttactagggaagttgatgagggtaaagcggtggatgttgtctatatggacaaggttccacatggaaggttggctaagaaggttcaattgttgggtattaatagtggagtagcaagatggattcaacagtgtctctaatgggagataccagagagtaatgttgGATAACggtttatcaggttggaggccggggactagtggggtgcctcagggatctgtgttgggtccactgttgtttgtcatatacatcaatgatctggatgatggtgtggtaaattggattagtaagtatgcagatgatactaagataggtggtgttgtggataatgaagtagattttcaaagtccacagagagatttaggccatttggaagagtgggctgaaagatggcagatggagtttaatgctgataagtgtgaggtgcgacatcttggtaggacaaatcaaaataggacgtacatggtaaatggtaacgaattgaggaatgcagtagaacagagggatctaggaataactgtgcatagttccctgaaggtggaatctcatgcagatagggtggtaaagaaagcttttggtatgctggcctttataaatcagagcattgagtatagaagttgggatgtaatgttaaaattgtacagggcattggtgaggccaattctggaatatggtgtacaattctggtcgccaaattataggaaggatgtcaacaaaatagagagagtacagagaagatttactagaatgttgcctgggtttcagcacctaagttacagggGAGTTGGCGCTAAAATACCACTGATAGAgtcattgttatattgttattgtGGGATCCGTGCATGTGAAAATAGACTTTCACCTTTGGAGGCAGAGATGAGCCACCCCACGTGCAAGAAGCATCAGAAACACTTGATGGTGATTGATTCACCTTTGTGAAACTGATGCCAACATCAGGGGAATAGAAACCATACAACTTGCAAGGAAGAAGATGGAGAAATGACCAATACACTAGGGCCTAATTATGTGCAGATGCCATTTACAGCCTGCTAGGAAAGATGCTAAAATTAAAAACTATCATTGGAATTAGAATGCCGGTTGAAGCAATCGTTAAATCAACATGAACAAACAGAAGGGAAGTTAATAGATCAATATGAAACAGAAAGGCTAATAATTTGTTCATTGTTATCCTGATGACAGAGAGCAAGGAAGTTAACAGATAAGGTCCAGCTAAATTAAATTTTGTTTTTCATCTCTACAACAAATTGAACATTTTTGGACAAGGATGTCTGTCAGGAGCTGAAGAAATAAGATTTGCTGTTACCTCAGTGTTGCTATCCTTGCTTACACTTCAAAGGGCATTTAGTGAAGTGCATGCTAGTTTTAACTTAACTGCCAGAATgttagttttatatatatacacacacacacacattatatatatatatatatatatatatatatatatcatatatatatatataaataatatatatatatatcatgatgttacatataatatatacacatacatactacatctatatatatacagacatatatatattaGCTGCTAAAATTTATATAtaccaggaaaaaaataaaaaccaTCATGATGTTAGAAAACAGTTACTTCTAGCACAGAAACTTAGCTGCTAAAATTTATGCCAGGAAAATGTGCACTCAATCCATAAATTCATTAATATACAGATAAGAATTTTTGTTTTATATTCATGGTGAAATTCCGAGAAGTGACCAACACTGCCACATTTCATCGCACCTTACAAACTGTTCGTAGCTTTTGCCTTTCTTTCTTAATTGCTTTCTTCTGTATTTCCTTTTCCTTCTTTGATTGCAGTGCCTGTTGTCTAGCTTCTTCATCCTCTTTTTCTTTGGCCAATTGGGCAACTTCCAATTCAGCTTgtttaagctatttaaaaatatatattttgaataTCTTTGTAGAACACGGTAAAATTAGCACTGCTGTTTGTGCAATTAAAAAATAACACCGAGTCCCAAACTAAACTGCACACATATAGAAATGACACCTTATTTATAACATTCCAACATTAATTGCCCAAAAGGTTTTTTTTATAATacccaaaaaataaataaaacagctTACATTTTGCAGAGCACCAAATAAAATGTTTGGGCAATTTGCACAATTCTTTGATGACCCATTTCCACCAATggaccaaagacatgcaggttgggaGGGACCTGGGCAGAGTCAAGGCAGGGCCAAATATGTAATCTATATGGACTTCATCAAAACGTTTGATAAAGTTTGCACGTTAGCTACTTTGTACGgtcagattgcatgggatccagagcTAGCTAATTGGACACAGAAACATTTTCATggtaggtggtggtggtggaggggtgtTTTTAAAGACTGAAAGCCTGTGACAAATGGTGAGTCTTAGAGATCGATGCTGGGACCATTG
Coding sequences:
- the dnajc2 gene encoding dnaJ homolog subfamily C member 2 → MLCEAPEGLASAVLKPLGASVLCPVEPVGRWFEALVKRRARNVSASFHELEDEKESSSESEDEELQIEEYPLLKTLEPKDWKNQDHYAVLGLRQLRYKATQRQIKSAHKTMVLKHHPDKRKAAGEQIGEGDNDYFTCITKANEILSDPLKRRAFDSVDPTFENSIPSKNEAKENFIEVFLAAFERNARWSKNKHVPKLGDLNSSIEEIDAFYSFWYNFDSWREFSYLDEEEKEKAECRDERKWIEKQNRAARAQRKKEEMNRIRTLVDTAYNCDPRIKKFKEEEKARKEAEKKAKAEAKRKEQEEKEKLKQAELEVAQLAKEKEDEEARQQALQSKKEKEIQKKAIKKERQKLRTVCKNWNYFTDNQTENVKMMEDVEKLCDRLELVSLQTLNEVLASSTRDEGQAEVQKQIQEVNAQLAKEKEEAEARMRQATKSSDHAAGYGGGSKAWIEEDLQLLIKGVNIFPAGTNARWEVIANFINSHSTSGIKRTAKDVIHKAKNLQKLDPQQKDEINKKAFEKFNKEHSTAAATADKVIPSERFEVPGYEINPWTAEEQKLLEQALKTYPVNTPERWEKIAVTIPGRTKKDCMKRYKELVEMVKAKKAAQDQVNTTRLKK